The sequence GCATGCGCGAGTCCTACGTCCACGGCCAACGGGCTCGTGAGGCGGTGCGCAGCGGCTTCTCCTCGGGCGCGAAGGTGGTGACCGCGGCCGCCCTGATCATGATCTCGGTGTTCGCCGGGTTCGTCTTCTCCCACATGACGATGGTCCGTCCGATCGGGCTCGGCCTGGCTGTGGGGGTGCTGCTCGATGCCTTCCTGATCCGGATGACGCTCACGCCGGCCGTCATGTCCCTGCTGGGGGACAAGATGTGGTGGATGCCGGTCTGGCTCGACCGCCTGCTGCCGCACCTCGACGTCGAGGGCTCGGCCCTGGTCGACAAGCAGCGTCCGGCACGGCGCACCGCCCAGGAGCGCGAGGACGCGCTCGTCCAGATCTAGCTGGCTCCCGGGTGCAGCGGGTCCGCAAGGTCTCGGTGATGGGTGCGCACTGCCGCGAAGGTCCAGATCTTGTTGAACACGAAGGACAGCGGCGTGACCAGCGCGATCACGATGAGCTGCGCCCAGTACAGGCGTGTGCGCAGGCCGGTCGAGTCATCGAGCACCGTCGTGGGCAGGCTCAGCGGCGAGTGCGGGTGCAGGAGAGCCGTCAGCACGACGAGGCCGACGACCTGCCCGGCCAGACCGACGGCCAGGAAGGGCAGGTATTCCCTCCGCCACTTCGCGTGCCGGGTGCTGCCGAAGGCCCAGTTGCGGTTGAGCTGGAAGTTCCACAGGTTGGCGACCAGGAAGGCAGCCGTGGAGTAGAGGTGATACCAGCGCAGGTTGAACTCGCCGAACGGCAGCGGGAGGACGACCTCCTCGAACCCTGGGCCGAGGCGCTTGACCGCGATCAGGGTCAGGAGATTGACCAGGACGCCAGAGACCCCGACCAGGCCGAAGCGGGCCAACAGCACGAGGTTGTGACGGTGACGGTCCATGAGCGCGGTCGCGAGCACGCGGTGAGGCTACCGGCGGTCGAACGAGGGGGTCATGCGGACCCCGGGGGATCGACGCGGAACAATGGGCAGCATGACGCAGCGACCGTTCTCCCGTCCCGGTGCGATTGACCTCTCGGCCCTCAAACGCCCGGCGCAGCCCCCAACCGCACCCGGTGCACCTACGTCGTCGACCGGCGGCGCGACATACTCGGTGTCGGTCACGCAGGCGAACTTCCAGCAGCTGCTCCAGGAGTCGATGACGGCGCCCGTCGTGCTGGTCTTCCACTCGGCGACGCAGGCTCCCGGCAGCGAGATCTATGCCGCCGACGTGGCCGCCGAGGTCGAGGGCCAGGAGGGCCGGCTGCTTGCGGGTCTCGTGGACATCGACGCGGAGCCCGAGATCGCCCAGGCCATGCAGATCCCGCAGGTCCCGCTGCTGCTCGTGGTGCTGGACGGACGTCCGGTGACCCAGCCGATCCCGGGCGCCATGACCCGCGAGGAGCTCGGTGCGCTCTTCGACCAGCTGCGCCAGCAGCTCACGGCGCAGGGGATCACCGGTCGGCACCAGCCTCGAGGCGTCGAGGCGCCCGAGGGCGAGGAGCCGCAGGTGGACCCGCGCTATGCCGCAGCGCAGGAGGCGCTCGGCGAGGGCGACATCGACGGCGCCGTCGCTGAATATCAGAAG comes from Nocardioides piscis and encodes:
- a CDS encoding tetratricopeptide repeat protein is translated as MTQRPFSRPGAIDLSALKRPAQPPTAPGAPTSSTGGATYSVSVTQANFQQLLQESMTAPVVLVFHSATQAPGSEIYAADVAAEVEGQEGRLLAGLVDIDAEPEIAQAMQIPQVPLLLVVLDGRPVTQPIPGAMTREELGALFDQLRQQLTAQGITGRHQPRGVEAPEGEEPQVDPRYAAAQEALGEGDIDGAVAEYQKLVDANPADSEAAAGLAMAKVLQRTQGVDLNAARAAAAESPDDVDAQTMVADLDLLGGHVEDAFARLVALVARTSDADRAKAREHLLALFAAVGNDDERVLAGRRNLASALF
- a CDS encoding GtrA family protein, with product MLATALMDRHRHNLVLLARFGLVGVSGVLVNLLTLIAVKRLGPGFEEVVLPLPFGEFNLRWYHLYSTAAFLVANLWNFQLNRNWAFGSTRHAKWRREYLPFLAVGLAGQVVGLVVLTALLHPHSPLSLPTTVLDDSTGLRTRLYWAQLIVIALVTPLSFVFNKIWTFAAVRTHHRDLADPLHPGAS